The Gemmata palustris genome includes a region encoding these proteins:
- a CDS encoding S1C family serine protease: MSRFWQHFITNGGEGTGAPGEPKREPAPEPEDVLDAFSRAVVGVADKLRPAVVNLRVGKGMRGGSGSGVLFTPDGFLLTNHHVVQGHDKVRVRLSDGTEMSGRVVGNDPWTDLAVVQAEGATFPFATFGDSAKIKVGQLAVAIGSPLGFESTVTAGVISALGRTLRSVSGHLVDNVIQTDAALNPGNSGGPLVDSHGRVIGINTAVIQPAQGICFAVPINTAKTILPQLLKHGRVIRGYLGLHVRQVPVAPELREKFELDQKSGVEILMLEEEGPAQNAGLWIDDIIIGFGGTPVTSVDDLHRALTQLPVGLPAKVAVLREGRRVERAVVPGEYPSPVRG; this comes from the coding sequence ATGTCGCGGTTCTGGCAACACTTCATTACGAACGGCGGGGAGGGCACCGGCGCGCCCGGCGAACCGAAGCGCGAGCCCGCTCCCGAGCCGGAAGACGTACTCGATGCGTTCTCGCGCGCCGTCGTCGGCGTCGCGGACAAACTCCGCCCGGCCGTCGTCAATCTCAGGGTCGGCAAAGGTATGAGGGGCGGGAGCGGGTCCGGCGTGCTGTTCACGCCGGACGGGTTCCTGCTCACGAATCACCACGTCGTGCAGGGGCACGATAAGGTTCGCGTGCGCCTCAGCGACGGCACCGAGATGAGCGGGCGCGTGGTCGGCAACGACCCGTGGACCGACCTCGCGGTGGTACAAGCCGAGGGCGCCACGTTCCCATTCGCGACGTTCGGCGATTCGGCGAAGATCAAGGTCGGCCAGCTCGCGGTCGCGATCGGCAGCCCGCTCGGGTTCGAGTCGACCGTGACCGCGGGCGTGATTTCCGCACTCGGGCGCACGCTCCGCAGCGTGTCCGGTCACTTGGTGGATAACGTCATCCAAACGGACGCGGCCCTCAATCCCGGCAACAGCGGCGGCCCGCTCGTCGATTCGCACGGCCGCGTGATCGGCATCAACACCGCAGTAATCCAGCCCGCGCAGGGCATTTGCTTCGCGGTGCCGATCAATACCGCGAAGACGATCCTGCCGCAACTGCTGAAGCACGGGCGCGTGATCCGTGGGTATTTGGGGCTGCACGTGCGCCAAGTACCGGTTGCCCCGGAACTGCGCGAGAAATTCGAGCTGGACCAAAAGAGCGGCGTTGAAATCCTGATGCTCGAAGAGGAAGGCCCGGCACAGAACGCGGGCTTGTGGATCGACGACATCATCATCGGTTTCGGCGGCACACCGGTGACGAGCGTGGACGATTTGCACCGCGCGCTCACGCAACTGCCGGTCGGCTTGCCCGCGAAAGTCGCGGTACTACGCGAGGGGCGCCGGGTGGAACGCGCTGTGGTTCCCGGAGAGTACCCGAGCCCGGTGCGGGGGTAG
- a CDS encoding TIGR02996 domain-containing protein, with protein sequence MTSSHDALYRAICAHPDEDTPRLAFADLIEENGEPRRAAFIRTQITLARLPVYDPGWVSVRQHDPDAATGWCMTEQLPKPPPPGCEWTRFEFRRGFPWKIGVLSLTAFLESGDAVFDTAPIQAIDLDQRDRPDLASLAEWPHLARLHRLTFSTGWFDPADIARLAESPHTSNITELGFEFESISPEGLSTLAAAPLFNRLKALELSSNAFPPALLIDALGAARGSGALSRLSLPNNRVGRNDAEALFRLPALQDLQHLDMSDNPLAGEGIRDLAESGIVRGLRTLHLSRTRPGGPGVKALTEAGGLAGLRMLDLSNNALGPAAVRAVAACGGFRGLRVLNLSNNYVRDSGAVSLAGSSALAGLLELDLCETDIGDTGALALAESPHLNHLIRLDLRTRAGRGFSDTARAALTERFGDRVSL encoded by the coding sequence ATGACCAGTTCGCACGACGCACTGTACCGCGCTATCTGCGCGCACCCGGACGAGGACACACCCCGCCTCGCCTTTGCCGATCTCATTGAAGAGAACGGCGAGCCCCGGCGCGCCGCGTTCATCCGCACGCAGATCACACTCGCTCGGCTTCCCGTCTACGACCCGGGCTGGGTGAGCGTGCGCCAACACGATCCCGATGCGGCGACCGGCTGGTGCATGACCGAGCAACTCCCGAAACCACCGCCCCCCGGGTGCGAGTGGACCCGGTTCGAGTTCCGCCGCGGGTTCCCGTGGAAGATCGGCGTGTTGTCGCTGACCGCGTTCCTCGAAAGTGGCGACGCGGTGTTCGACACCGCCCCGATTCAGGCGATTGATTTGGACCAGCGCGATCGCCCCGATCTCGCCTCGCTCGCCGAATGGCCCCACCTGGCCCGACTGCACCGGCTCACGTTTTCTACCGGCTGGTTCGACCCGGCCGATATCGCTCGGCTCGCCGAATCCCCGCACACAAGCAACATCACGGAACTCGGGTTCGAGTTCGAGAGCATCTCCCCGGAGGGATTGAGTACGCTGGCCGCGGCGCCGCTGTTCAATCGCCTGAAGGCGCTCGAATTGAGCTCGAATGCGTTCCCGCCCGCGCTGCTGATCGACGCACTCGGTGCCGCCCGGGGCTCGGGCGCGTTGTCGCGGTTGTCGCTCCCGAACAATCGCGTGGGCCGCAACGACGCCGAAGCTCTATTTCGGCTCCCCGCGCTCCAGGATCTTCAACACCTGGACATGAGTGACAACCCACTCGCCGGGGAGGGGATCAGGGATCTCGCCGAGAGCGGAATCGTTCGCGGGTTGCGCACACTGCACCTGAGCCGGACGCGGCCCGGCGGCCCGGGGGTAAAGGCGCTGACCGAAGCCGGCGGGCTGGCGGGGCTGCGCATGCTCGATCTCTCGAATAACGCACTGGGGCCGGCGGCCGTGAGAGCGGTGGCCGCGTGCGGCGGGTTCCGCGGGCTGCGCGTGCTGAACCTCTCGAACAACTACGTGCGCGACTCCGGGGCCGTGAGCCTCGCCGGGTCGAGTGCGCTGGCGGGACTCCTCGAACTCGATCTGTGCGAAACAGATATCGGCGACACGGGCGCCCTTGCGCTGGCCGAATCGCCGCACCTGAACCACCTGATTCGGCTCGACCTCCGCACCCGCGCCGGCCGCGGATTCAGCGATACCGCCCGCGCCGCACTGACCGAGCGGTTCGGGGACCGCGTCAGCTTGTAA
- a CDS encoding RNA recognition motif domain-containing protein, with product MAKKLYVGNISFQTTSDDLVQAFSQYGTVLGAQIVSDRETGRSRGFAFVEMHDGGDEAIAALNGAQLGGRTLTVNEAKPREERPRTGGGGGGGYGGGGGGGGYGGGGGGRSGGGGYGGGGGGRGGSGGRY from the coding sequence ATGGCGAAGAAGTTGTACGTCGGAAACATCTCGTTCCAGACCACCAGCGACGACTTGGTGCAAGCGTTCTCCCAGTACGGCACCGTGCTGGGCGCGCAGATCGTCAGCGATCGCGAAACCGGCCGCAGCCGCGGGTTCGCGTTCGTCGAAATGCACGACGGCGGTGACGAGGCCATCGCGGCCCTCAACGGCGCCCAGCTCGGCGGCCGGACCCTGACCGTGAACGAAGCCAAGCCCCGCGAAGAGCGCCCCCGCACCGGCGGTGGCGGCGGTGGTGGCTACGGCGGCGGCGGTGGTGGTGGCGGCTACGGCGGTGGCGGCGGTGGCCGCAGCGGTGGTGGCGGCTACGGCGGTGGCGGCGGCGGCCGTGGTGGTAGCGGCGGCCGCTACTAA
- a CDS encoding hemolysin family protein — MSQTLLIVGLVAIPLLVAINGFFVAAEFALVAVRRTRVEELVNQGLPGASALLAALNDLNRSVAACQLGITVASLALGFVSEPAIHRLIHPLLSGFPVEWARVLSILITLSLITYMHVVFGEQMPKLAALQESERVGLWVARPVYLFGRATAPLIQLMNGSSGWFLRRLGYRGDGEEGEVHTVDELRLLVEDSEEAGEIDPDAADMVLGVFALADKVVRDCMVPAEKMAALDVSTSPDKVLEIARLGAHTRMPVFDGTPDKIVGIVNTKDLFFLFSTSGAVVLEDALYPATFLSPEEPVANAFRLFRKSHRPMAIVRDAGGKVLGLITLEDVLEEIVGDIEDEHDVPVPKLKLARRRAVGLPSKSGTHQPLKPRPPESRDKPTGS, encoded by the coding sequence ATGAGCCAGACGCTCCTGATCGTGGGATTGGTCGCGATTCCGCTATTAGTTGCGATCAACGGGTTCTTCGTTGCGGCCGAGTTCGCTCTGGTCGCGGTCCGCAGAACGCGGGTGGAAGAACTGGTGAACCAGGGGCTCCCGGGTGCGTCCGCCTTACTCGCGGCGCTGAACGACCTGAACCGGAGCGTGGCCGCGTGCCAGCTCGGGATCACGGTCGCCAGCCTCGCACTCGGGTTCGTCAGCGAACCGGCCATCCACCGGCTCATTCACCCGCTCCTGTCCGGGTTCCCCGTCGAGTGGGCGCGGGTGCTCTCCATTCTCATCACGCTGTCGCTCATCACGTACATGCACGTCGTGTTCGGCGAGCAGATGCCGAAGCTCGCTGCGCTGCAAGAGAGCGAGCGGGTCGGGCTGTGGGTGGCGCGCCCGGTGTACCTGTTCGGCCGGGCGACGGCACCGCTCATCCAGCTCATGAACGGGTCGAGCGGGTGGTTCCTCCGGCGCCTGGGCTACCGCGGGGACGGCGAAGAGGGCGAGGTTCACACCGTGGACGAACTGCGCCTGCTGGTGGAGGACAGTGAAGAGGCGGGCGAGATCGACCCGGACGCGGCGGACATGGTGCTGGGCGTGTTCGCCCTCGCGGACAAGGTGGTGCGCGACTGCATGGTGCCGGCCGAGAAGATGGCCGCGCTCGACGTGTCCACTTCGCCCGACAAGGTGCTCGAAATCGCCCGGCTCGGCGCCCACACGCGGATGCCGGTGTTCGACGGCACGCCGGACAAGATCGTCGGCATCGTGAACACGAAGGACTTGTTCTTCCTGTTCAGCACGTCCGGCGCGGTGGTGCTCGAAGACGCGCTGTACCCGGCCACGTTCCTCAGCCCCGAAGAACCGGTCGCGAATGCGTTCCGCCTGTTCCGCAAGTCGCACCGCCCGATGGCGATCGTGCGCGACGCGGGCGGAAAAGTGTTGGGGCTCATCACGCTCGAAGACGTGCTGGAAGAGATCGTCGGCGACATCGAAGACGAGCACGACGTACCCGTGCCGAAGCTGAAACTCGCGCGCCGGCGCGCGGTCGGGCTGCCGAGCAAGTCCGGCACCCACCAGCCGTTGAAACCGCGCCCCCCGGAGTCGCGCGACAAGCCCACGGGAAGTTGA
- a CDS encoding TIGR02996 domain-containing protein, whose amino-acid sequence MTDHDALLRAIGENPADDTPRLVFADWLDENADVLPDPAGVRARAAFIRDDIAVSRLDEFAPERLRWELIEKPRRDGDGWVQRLPWVTELLNGPLLRRGFPWGIRLNPRQFLTHADRLFAQVPVTTLAFASNDGATDELFRSPYFARLRGLRVHRTHLPERVAARLADAPVLEELNASDNGLSADAVGALLRSPLFPRLTRLDLGGVTGVAGVVRAIADFAGPNCLRDLSLARTGLTGEHVRRLLTTDAVAGVERLRLTGNRSGTLALHEAIARLPLDRLYDLDLSETASGPAGLRVLSTSLTLSRLKRLAYRQNGVTAALVAELATCHEVSTLRVLDLTSNAIGNTGVSTIARSPHFAGLLVLNLSYCMVGDEGILALLESPLAAGLVLLDLTGSPASAETKELLKAKMGDRVRL is encoded by the coding sequence ATGACCGACCACGACGCCCTATTGCGCGCGATCGGCGAGAACCCGGCCGACGACACGCCGCGGCTCGTGTTCGCGGACTGGCTCGACGAGAACGCCGACGTACTCCCGGACCCAGCCGGCGTGCGCGCGCGGGCCGCGTTCATCCGCGACGACATCGCGGTGTCGCGCCTCGACGAGTTCGCGCCCGAGCGCCTCCGGTGGGAACTGATCGAGAAGCCCCGCCGCGACGGGGACGGGTGGGTCCAGCGCCTCCCGTGGGTTACCGAACTGCTGAACGGGCCGCTCTTGCGCCGCGGGTTCCCGTGGGGCATCCGACTGAACCCGCGGCAATTTCTGACCCACGCCGACCGCCTGTTCGCCCAGGTGCCGGTCACAACGCTCGCGTTCGCCAGCAACGACGGTGCGACCGACGAGTTGTTCCGGTCGCCGTACTTCGCCCGATTGCGGGGGTTGCGCGTACACCGCACCCACCTACCCGAGCGGGTGGCGGCTCGGCTCGCGGACGCACCGGTGCTCGAAGAACTGAACGCGAGCGACAACGGGCTGTCGGCGGACGCGGTCGGCGCGCTCCTGCGATCCCCCCTATTCCCGCGGCTCACGCGCCTGGATTTGGGTGGCGTGACCGGTGTCGCGGGCGTCGTTCGTGCCATTGCCGACTTCGCCGGCCCTAACTGCCTCCGCGACCTGTCACTCGCGCGCACCGGACTGACTGGCGAGCACGTCCGACGTTTGCTCACCACAGATGCGGTCGCTGGAGTCGAGCGCTTGCGGCTGACCGGCAATCGGTCCGGCACGCTCGCACTGCACGAAGCGATCGCCCGGCTACCGCTCGACCGCCTGTACGACCTCGACCTGAGCGAGACCGCGTCCGGCCCGGCCGGGCTGCGTGTGCTGTCGACGTCTCTCACCCTGTCGCGGTTGAAGCGGCTCGCGTACCGTCAGAACGGCGTAACTGCGGCACTCGTTGCCGAACTCGCGACCTGCCACGAAGTGAGCACCCTGCGCGTGCTCGACCTCACCTCGAACGCCATCGGGAACACCGGAGTGAGCACGATCGCCCGGTCGCCGCACTTCGCGGGCCTGCTCGTCCTCAACCTCAGTTACTGCATGGTCGGCGACGAGGGGATTCTGGCACTCCTCGAATCCCCGCTCGCCGCCGGATTGGTGCTCCTCGATCTGACCGGATCGCCCGCGTCCGCGGAGACGAAGGAGCTGCTCAAAGCGAAAATGGGCGATCGCGTGCGCTTGTGA
- a CDS encoding SDR family NAD(P)-dependent oxidoreductase — protein MSTSPSPRPVALVTGASAGIGVELAHLLAVDHDLVLTARRADQLRTLADELKQKHGATCHVFPADLAEPDAPRKLFDAVHGAGITIDVLVNNAGFGDLGPFVKSDLGKALRMIQVNITALTELTGLFLPEFVARNRGRILNVGSIAGFQAGPFMAVYYATKAFVNSFSEALHCELRKTSVTVTVLCPGPVATEFAAVSGMQVTRVFSAGQAMGPRPVAEAGLNAMKAGRRMTVPGWRNKVMLFLERFLPRAVVLRAVKWMMSRRL, from the coding sequence ATGTCCACGTCACCGTCCCCGCGGCCGGTCGCGCTCGTCACCGGGGCCAGCGCCGGAATCGGCGTCGAACTCGCGCACCTGCTCGCGGTCGATCACGACCTCGTTCTCACCGCACGCCGGGCCGATCAACTCCGCACACTCGCGGACGAGTTGAAGCAGAAGCACGGGGCGACGTGCCACGTGTTCCCCGCAGACCTCGCGGAACCGGACGCGCCGCGCAAGTTGTTCGACGCCGTTCACGGAGCGGGGATCACGATCGATGTGCTGGTGAACAACGCCGGATTCGGCGACCTCGGCCCGTTCGTGAAATCGGATCTCGGTAAAGCACTACGGATGATTCAAGTTAACATCACCGCGCTAACCGAACTGACGGGACTGTTCCTGCCCGAATTCGTCGCGCGCAACCGCGGGCGCATCCTGAACGTGGGCTCCATCGCGGGCTTCCAGGCCGGGCCGTTCATGGCCGTGTACTACGCGACGAAAGCCTTCGTGAACTCGTTCTCGGAAGCGCTCCACTGCGAACTACGCAAAACCAGCGTCACGGTAACGGTGCTATGCCCGGGACCGGTGGCGACCGAGTTCGCGGCGGTTTCGGGGATGCAGGTGACGCGCGTGTTCAGTGCGGGGCAAGCGATGGGTCCGCGCCCCGTGGCCGAAGCCGGCCTGAACGCAATGAAGGCGGGTCGGCGGATGACCGTTCCCGGTTGGCGGAACAAAGTGATGCTGTTTTTGGAGCGGTTCCTGCCGCGGGCCGTGGTGCTTCGCGCGGTGAAGTGGATGATGAGTCGGCGGCTTTGA
- a CDS encoding ROK family protein: MAAQENFVGLDVGGTTMKAAVVTNDGRPLSAPVVMDTNPERGQEEGLETMCATIRKAIEAAGLTLADITAIGVATPGLMDIKAGLILDPPNLKPWKNVPVRDHVAHAFNKPTAYQNDANAAAYGEFWVGAASDAKSMVLFTLGTGVGGGIILDDTIIEGEHSHGGELGHLRIAMPDTGRQCGCGARGCLEAYASATNVVRRAREDMACWRGPATKLRDYYTANDDDFTAKVIFRHAAEGDELAQKVVDDTAYYLALGACAVIAAVDPEMIVFGGGMVAAGEWFRSKIDAYVKRFGLPFPTKSVKIGFASLGSDAGFIGAAGCARLLVQRKA; the protein is encoded by the coding sequence ATGGCCGCACAGGAAAATTTCGTCGGTTTAGATGTGGGCGGAACCACGATGAAGGCCGCCGTTGTGACGAACGACGGGCGCCCGCTGTCCGCGCCAGTGGTAATGGACACCAATCCCGAGCGCGGGCAGGAAGAGGGACTGGAAACAATGTGCGCGACGATCCGTAAGGCGATCGAGGCCGCCGGCCTCACCCTTGCGGACATCACCGCGATCGGGGTCGCAACGCCGGGCCTGATGGACATCAAGGCGGGCCTGATCCTCGACCCGCCGAACCTGAAGCCGTGGAAAAACGTTCCGGTGCGGGACCACGTTGCGCATGCGTTCAACAAGCCGACCGCGTACCAGAACGACGCGAACGCCGCGGCCTACGGCGAGTTCTGGGTCGGGGCCGCCAGTGACGCGAAAAGCATGGTACTGTTCACCCTGGGGACCGGCGTCGGCGGCGGGATCATCCTCGACGACACCATTATCGAGGGCGAACACAGTCACGGCGGGGAACTGGGGCACCTGCGGATCGCGATGCCCGACACGGGTCGGCAGTGCGGGTGCGGTGCCCGCGGGTGTTTGGAAGCCTACGCGAGCGCGACCAACGTCGTCCGCCGGGCGCGCGAGGATATGGCGTGCTGGCGCGGACCGGCCACCAAACTCCGCGACTACTACACGGCCAACGACGACGATTTCACCGCGAAGGTGATCTTCCGGCACGCGGCCGAGGGCGACGAGTTGGCCCAGAAGGTGGTGGACGACACCGCGTACTATCTGGCCCTCGGGGCGTGCGCGGTGATCGCGGCCGTGGACCCGGAAATGATCGTGTTCGGCGGCGGCATGGTCGCGGCGGGCGAATGGTTCCGGTCGAAGATTGATGCTTACGTCAAGCGCTTCGGGCTCCCGTTCCCGACGAAATCCGTAAAGATCGGGTTCGCGAGCCTCGGCTCGGACGCGGGATTCATCGGCGCTGCGGGGTGCGCGCGGCTCTTGGTGCAGCGAAAAGCGTAA
- a CDS encoding MBL fold metallo-hydrolase, translated as MLKRIALLASVAIAFAVVVYASADKPADESKQLPVPEMKFNDVKEIAPGVFFRYSSIAANDPKIPFGGSNHTWVVFKDYVVVIDANFPKEAADVIADIKKTTKKPIKYVLDTHHHGDHAYGNTIWAKEGAQIVAHKNAARLLKANGPKQWEDAAKDRKDIKDNELKQVDISFDDKYELKDETQHVVFMHFGHSHTSGDASAYLPKHKILCTGDACVNGAFNYMGHSNSASWIKCLDAMGKLEIDLICPGHGKVARKDLLAKETRYFTELRAAVKKGIEDKKSVEEITKGLDFPWYKEWTGVNVVETDMNKDSVKHVYNELMGKIDHDRIGAAPSPLNWRPAPTGIAGK; from the coding sequence ATGTTGAAACGCATCGCGTTGCTCGCGTCGGTCGCTATCGCGTTCGCCGTTGTCGTGTACGCCTCCGCGGACAAGCCGGCCGACGAGTCGAAACAGTTACCCGTACCCGAGATGAAGTTCAACGACGTCAAAGAGATCGCGCCGGGCGTGTTCTTCCGCTACTCGTCCATCGCCGCCAACGACCCGAAGATCCCGTTCGGCGGGAGTAACCACACCTGGGTCGTTTTCAAAGACTACGTCGTGGTGATTGATGCGAACTTCCCGAAGGAAGCCGCCGACGTGATCGCGGACATCAAGAAGACCACGAAGAAGCCCATCAAGTACGTGCTCGACACCCACCACCACGGCGACCACGCCTACGGCAACACCATCTGGGCGAAGGAGGGCGCGCAGATCGTCGCACACAAGAACGCTGCCCGGTTGCTGAAGGCGAACGGCCCGAAACAGTGGGAGGATGCCGCGAAGGACCGCAAGGACATCAAGGACAACGAACTCAAACAGGTGGACATCTCCTTCGACGACAAGTACGAGCTGAAGGACGAAACGCAGCACGTCGTCTTCATGCACTTCGGCCACAGCCACACGTCCGGCGACGCGAGTGCGTACCTGCCGAAGCACAAGATCCTCTGCACCGGCGATGCGTGTGTGAACGGCGCGTTCAACTACATGGGCCACTCCAATTCCGCGAGTTGGATCAAGTGCCTCGACGCGATGGGCAAACTGGAAATCGATCTCATCTGCCCCGGGCACGGAAAGGTGGCCCGCAAAGACCTGCTCGCGAAGGAGACGCGGTACTTCACCGAGCTCCGCGCCGCGGTGAAGAAGGGCATTGAGGACAAGAAGTCGGTCGAAGAGATCACGAAGGGGCTGGATTTCCCCTGGTACAAGGAGTGGACCGGCGTAAACGTGGTGGAAACGGACATGAACAAGGACAGCGTGAAGCACGTGTACAACGAGTTGATGGGCAAGATCGACCACGACCGCATCGGTGCCGCCCCGTCCCCGCTCAACTGGCGCCCCGCGCCGACGGGCATCGCGGGTAAGTGA
- a CDS encoding HEAT repeat domain-containing protein, whose protein sequence is MEPLTPQVMHKLVFTILVHGLPDAQTNVAYEVLLEAQNNPNPQVRELAVVALAELPVPAPKRVGALSKGLRDASARVRRRAARALGDFGVQAIPAVPALVTGLKDSDTSVRRDCAGTLGRLGPAAGPGAQGLVNLLSEPETRSRVVAATALKRIGGDAVPVLLVGLRNADSDFRARCARLLSQIAPDDGEVSEAIRVAAIEDERCRELAATVEFIPLAMAVN, encoded by the coding sequence ATGGAACCGCTCACACCGCAAGTGATGCACAAGTTGGTCTTCACGATCCTCGTCCACGGGCTGCCGGACGCGCAGACGAACGTGGCTTACGAGGTGCTGCTGGAGGCCCAGAACAACCCGAACCCCCAGGTCCGCGAACTGGCCGTGGTCGCCCTGGCCGAACTGCCGGTGCCCGCCCCCAAGCGGGTCGGGGCTCTGTCCAAGGGGTTGCGCGACGCTTCGGCCCGCGTTCGGCGCCGCGCGGCCCGGGCGCTGGGCGATTTTGGCGTTCAAGCCATTCCCGCCGTTCCCGCACTCGTGACCGGGTTGAAAGACAGCGACACCAGCGTGCGCCGCGACTGCGCCGGGACGCTCGGGCGCCTCGGGCCGGCGGCCGGGCCGGGTGCTCAGGGGCTGGTGAACCTGCTGTCCGAACCAGAAACGCGCAGTCGCGTTGTGGCCGCCACCGCGCTCAAGCGCATCGGCGGCGACGCGGTCCCCGTACTCTTGGTCGGCCTGCGCAACGCGGACAGCGATTTCCGCGCCCGGTGCGCGCGGTTGCTCAGCCAGATCGCGCCCGACGACGGCGAGGTGAGCGAAGCGATTCGCGTGGCCGCGATCGAGGACGAGCGCTGTCGCGAACTGGCCGCCACGGTCGAATTTATCCCGCTCGCGATGGCCGTGAACTGA
- a CDS encoding TIGR02996 domain-containing protein encodes MNDREALYRAVLDNPDDDTLRLVYADALEESGDPRRATFVRTHVELSRIPEYDPASIRARYYDKKQKSAGGRWIAELPPLPNGLSWGRDPFRRGMLGAIQAEDGASFVAHADELFAQYPIESLELKNAQIADAATIAACPWLNRLRSLSLAQGAGRPTIQRLFDSEHFERLTELHLGSQLTTPAAVTAVVRSRVFARLTGLSAREDRPGAGSLISALARLPNPPRLKKLDFSSNRLSAESLGLLVTSAAVRSVEELDLNDNSLRAQGLTALAGATLPNLRILHLLQTAPAVEGVAALVGASFFPELRSLSLGGNNLASTAATWIAGAPTANLRVLSLHDNRVGDRGAESLAKSANLTGLLVLDVAESHIGDAGAEALARSEHLSNLMYLNLYGNAIAPATTGRVRKRFGDRVFL; translated from the coding sequence ATGAACGATCGCGAAGCACTCTACCGTGCCGTTCTCGACAACCCCGACGACGACACGCTGCGCCTAGTTTACGCGGACGCACTCGAAGAGAGCGGCGACCCGCGCCGGGCCACATTCGTCCGCACGCACGTCGAACTGAGCCGCATCCCGGAGTACGACCCGGCTTCCATCCGCGCGCGGTATTACGATAAAAAGCAAAAATCGGCCGGCGGGCGGTGGATCGCCGAACTTCCCCCACTACCAAACGGACTTTCATGGGGCCGCGATCCGTTCCGCCGCGGGATGTTGGGGGCGATCCAGGCGGAAGATGGGGCCTCGTTCGTCGCTCACGCCGACGAGCTTTTCGCGCAGTACCCTATTGAATCGCTCGAGCTCAAGAACGCGCAGATCGCGGACGCGGCCACAATCGCCGCGTGCCCCTGGCTGAATCGGTTGCGATCCCTTTCGCTTGCGCAAGGCGCCGGCCGGCCAACGATTCAACGACTATTTGATTCGGAGCACTTCGAGCGCCTCACCGAGCTGCACCTCGGTTCGCAACTGACGACCCCGGCGGCCGTTACCGCGGTCGTGCGGAGTCGCGTGTTCGCACGACTCACTGGACTGAGCGCCCGCGAGGACCGACCGGGTGCCGGATCGCTCATTAGCGCGCTGGCCCGATTGCCGAACCCACCACGATTGAAGAAACTCGATTTCTCCAGCAACCGGCTCTCTGCGGAATCGCTAGGTCTGTTGGTCACATCGGCTGCAGTGCGGTCGGTCGAAGAACTCGACCTGAACGATAATAGCCTCCGCGCGCAAGGGCTGACCGCGCTCGCGGGCGCCACACTGCCGAACCTGCGCATCCTACACCTTCTGCAAACCGCTCCAGCCGTCGAGGGCGTCGCGGCGCTGGTCGGGGCGAGCTTCTTCCCCGAACTGCGGAGCCTTTCACTGGGCGGCAATAATCTCGCTTCGACGGCGGCTACGTGGATCGCGGGGGCGCCAACCGCGAACCTTCGCGTCCTCAGTTTGCACGACAACCGCGTCGGCGACCGTGGTGCGGAATCGCTCGCGAAAAGTGCGAACCTCACGGGGCTGCTGGTGCTCGATGTCGCGGAATCGCACATCGGAGACGCGGGCGCCGAAGCACTAGCTCGCAGCGAACACCTGAGCAACTTGATGTACCTCAACCTGTACGGCAACGCGATCGCCCCCGCCACCACGGGGCGCGTGCGGAAACGCTTCGGCGACCGCGTTTTCCTCTAG
- a CDS encoding segregation and condensation protein A, translated as MSHLVALDAFHGPLDLLLYLVKRSEVDVLDIPIAEVADQFLAYVLAVKELDIEAAGEFLVMTATLMEIKVRSLLPADEHATSDDQPDPRRELVRQLLEYRKFKDAAAALEAKAEEAGTRVARQEPPEPAREHEPKVRPVELWDLVSAFARLMRETQSLQPTTIAVDDTPQHVYEAQLMERVTASGGRLLFREAFPAPHYKARLIGIFLAVLELIRHRGLGLEQPEPEGAIFLVTLPDAPAEGEPTADPILS; from the coding sequence ATGTCACACCTCGTCGCACTCGACGCTTTCCACGGCCCGCTCGACCTGCTCCTCTATCTGGTCAAGCGGAGCGAGGTGGACGTTCTCGACATTCCCATCGCCGAAGTTGCTGACCAGTTCCTCGCTTACGTCCTGGCCGTCAAGGAACTGGACATCGAGGCCGCGGGCGAGTTCCTGGTAATGACTGCCACCCTGATGGAGATCAAGGTCCGCTCGCTGCTCCCGGCCGACGAGCACGCCACCAGCGACGATCAGCCGGACCCGCGGCGCGAGCTCGTGCGGCAGTTACTCGAGTACCGGAAGTTTAAAGACGCGGCGGCGGCGCTCGAAGCGAAAGCAGAGGAGGCCGGCACGCGGGTCGCGCGCCAGGAGCCGCCCGAACCGGCACGCGAACATGAGCCCAAGGTGCGCCCGGTCGAGTTGTGGGACTTGGTCAGCGCGTTCGCGCGCCTCATGCGCGAAACCCAGTCGCTCCAGCCGACGACGATCGCGGTGGACGATACGCCGCAACACGTTTACGAAGCGCAACTCATGGAGCGCGTGACCGCGTCCGGCGGGCGCTTGCTGTTCCGCGAGGCGTTCCCGGCGCCGCACTACAAGGCGCGACTGATCGGCATCTTCCTCGCGGTACTTGAACTGATCCGGCACCGCGGTTTGGGCCTGGAGCAGCCCGAGCCCGAAGGCGCCATCTTCCTCGTCACCCTTCCAGACGCCCCGGCAGAGGGCGAGCCGACCGCAGATCCTATCCTGTCTTGA